The region CCGCGATGAAGGTGAGGGGGATGAAGATCGTCGCGATGATCGTGAGGACCTTCATCACCTCGTTCATCCGGTTGCTCACGCTGGAGAGGTAGAGGTCGAGGAGCCCGGCGGTCATGTCCCGGAGGGATTCGACGGTGTCGATCACCTGCACGGTGTGGTCGTAGACGTCGCGAAGGTAGACGACGGTGGATTCGTGGACGAGTGGCGACTCGCTCCGCTCGAGGCCGCTCACCACCTCGCGCAGCGGCCAGATCGACTTGCGGAGGAAGATCATCTCCTTCTTCAGGGTCCGGATCGTCGCCAGTTCGTGCATCGACGGCTCCTCGACCATCGCCTCGTCGAGGTCCTCGATCCGGTCGCCGGCCACCTCGAGGATCGTGAAGTAGTTGTCGACGATGATGTCGATGAGCGCGTAGGCGAGGTAGTCGGGCCCCACCCGCCGGATGCGTCCGCGCGAGGTGCGCAGCCGATCGCGGACCGGCTCGAAGACGTCCCCGGGACGCTCCTGGAACGAGATGATGAAATTCTCGCCGACGAGGAGGCTCACCTGCTCGCCGTCGAGCTCGCCGCCCCCGTCCACCGAGAGCATCCGGAGGACGATGAAGAGCAGGTTGTCGAAGACCTCCAGCTTCGGCCGCTGGCCGGTGCTGGCGAGATCCTCGAGGACGAGCGGGTGGATGCCGAAGCGGTCGCCGAGCTTCGTGAGGAGTTCGACGTCGTGCACCCCGTCGATGTTGACCCAGGTGACGGACGGGGTCTCCCTGAAGGGGAAGCATTCCTCGACCCGCTCCACCTCGCGTTCCTCGAGATGCTCGGCGTCGTAGTCGATGATCGTGATCCGCGGCTTCTCCTCGCGGGCCTCGTGGGGGACGATCGTCCCCGGCGGCAGCCCCGCCTTCCGCGGCCGTTTCCTGACGAGCCGTGCCATCCCTCCTCCTCTCTCCGGTTGATCCGCCGCCGGGGGCGCGGCGATGCGCCGCTACAGTTCGTCGTACCGGTAGCAGCCGACGAGGTGGTCGTTCACCAGCCCGGCCGCCTGCATGAAGGCGTAGACGATCGTCGGTCCGACGAAGGAAAACCCCCGTTTCTTCAGGTCGCCGCTCATCTCCTCCGCCTCGGGGGAGAGAGCCGGGATCTCGGCCTCGCGCCGCCAGCGGTTCCGCTTCGGCTCGCCCCCGACGAATGACCACGCGTAGCGGGCGAAGGAGCCGAACTCCTGCCGCGTCTCGAGCACGCGAGCCGCGTTG is a window of Candidatus Krumholzibacteriota bacterium DNA encoding:
- the corA gene encoding magnesium/cobalt transporter CorA; its protein translation is MARLVRKRPRKAGLPPGTIVPHEAREEKPRITIIDYDAEHLEEREVERVEECFPFRETPSVTWVNIDGVHDVELLTKLGDRFGIHPLVLEDLASTGQRPKLEVFDNLLFIVLRMLSVDGGGELDGEQVSLLVGENFIISFQERPGDVFEPVRDRLRTSRGRIRRVGPDYLAYALIDIIVDNYFTILEVAGDRIEDLDEAMVEEPSMHELATIRTLKKEMIFLRKSIWPLREVVSGLERSESPLVHESTVVYLRDVYDHTVQVIDTVESLRDMTAGLLDLYLSSVSNRMNEVMKVLTIIATIFIPLTFIAGIYGMNFERMPELKLAWGYPAALGAMLVVGVVMIVYFRRRHWL